The genomic segment TTTTAGATACCAATGAATCTACTAGAATTAAACGGTGCAAGTTGGCTAAAGAAATATGGGATAAGttcaaagaaattcatgaagatAGTGATGATATTAGAGAATAAAAGAAATCTATACTTGTTACTCAATATGAATATTTTAAaatggaatctcatgaaaatgataatgttgataagatgtatgATAAATTTAATGATATTATCAAAGATTTTGAAGTACTTGGTAAAACAATATTCTTTAGATGAACGAAATAGcaaatttttgaatgctttgtTTAAAAAGTGGGAAACTAAAGCCATGGCAAATGAAGAggcaaaaattttattaattcattAATCTCTTATAAGttgaaactaaaattaaaagtgCAAGATCAAGAGGAAACTAGACTCAATAGGAGCATTGCACTCAAAACTTCTCAAGAAAAAGATGATTTACTCTTACTTAATTGTGAGGACATAGAGCTTGATGAAAATTATGTTACTCTTATGACCAAAACTTCAAGAAACTCTTTAACAACAAAAGAAGATTCAAAAGAGATGGGCCAAACAACAACCAATTTTTAAATACCACAAAAGTTAGAGGAAATAGGAGACAAAACTTCAATAACTTCCGAATCACTTGGAATGATTGTAGTTCGGGTAGTAAAGTTGAAAAAGAATGTGAAAGAGATCAAATGGCATTTATAACTTTTAAAAATACCGAGATATCAACTAATTTCCTTTTTGCTAATGAAGATGATAGTGATGTTGGTGATAATAATGGTGTTGAAGCATTTATACTCAAAATATTTCACAATTtaagaataaagaataaaaaactaaaataaatgttTTGTTGAATAAGAACTCtgaactttttcaagaaaataagagactaaaaaaagaaaatgacgatttgaaaaaaaaaatggagttgGCTTTGTTTGTAAAAaggatgatttgaaaagaaaattgaatgaGAAAACTCGGTATCATGAAAAGATCATAGAAGATCAAACTTGgttaaggaaaaaaatagaTGATTTTAATGATTCTcttcaaaaggaaaacaaagtattttagaaaaaaaagagggTAGGAACACAATTGCTGACAAAAACTTCACTATTTTTATAAAGGATGGTTTTTGCTTTATGAAATTGTCACATGTTAAAAATGATGATGTTATATGCAATTATTGTTGTCAATACTGTCATATGAAAAATGATTGTTATTTAAAAAGAAATGTTGATTTAGGAATGAAGGTCATTTGGATAGTGAAAAACACCACTAATCCCCCTCGAACCCAAGAAGAATGGATATCAAAATAATTTCTGTTATTTAGATATACTATAGAGAACTTGACCCAAGTAAACCTCAATGGATGTCACATGATGCTACTTGGAGTCAAAAATATAAAAGGGTGGAAAATAGTAAAGTAAGCAAGAAAGAAACTAAGGTGATGATAGAATTCATCATGACTCACAAGAGGTTATATGACTCCTAAATAAAACAAAGTGTGCCAACCATGAGTTTTGATCTCAAAAACTTAAACTATATTATTTACTTCGAATATTGGTATTGTAAATTAGAATTGATTACACACTTAGTCGTGTCATGTATTGTAATTTACATTTGTTTTAAGAATAGAACACATGGTATTGGAATGTCTAACTATTTTGAAGTTTCATTCATATTTGTCCTATATTTGAAAATGGCATTCAAATTGATGATTTTGGTTAGATAAATGCTTGATTGTGATAACTCCTAATATTTTCTAAATGAATTCATGCCTTGCAAAATGAAAGGGGAGCACTCACTTTTCAAAAGAGTTAGTATTTTTTAAAATCCTCAATGTTAACTTGCCATGAGTCATGTATGTGGACTATGCTAAGTTGCGTAAGTTTGACATAGTTTAATCATTAGGTATAATGTATCACCTTGGTTATGTGTGAGAACATTTTGTCCTAATTTAGTTAAATTTGACATATTATTTTGtacaagtgaatttttttccaattttatatttaaatgcTATATCTATGCATGTTAGCatcttataagaaaatatattAGACATCCATAGTGATCCTCATGTCTTCTATCTTGTTTAGATAGATGAATGCATAAGAATGTTCTTAGCCTCATAATAAATGAGATAGTTACATCACATATGATTAATTGTTAATCAAGTCTTATTTTGATGATGTTTTTATATAGTCATTGGTTCTTATTGATGCATTTTTTGAAATAGCAGGAACTATTGTAAGAATGAGTAACAATTGACTTGAAATGATCTTTTATATGAATTCCCTTATATGTGCTTGACTATATGCCTTTAAAGGGAAGTAATTCttcaattttaatttattattttatgcTTATTTGATCTACATAGTTATTTTAAGGAAGAGTTTTGGCATTAACAATATTGTCTTAATTGAGGAGAAAGTCAAATGTAATATCTCATGGGAAGTCTCGTTGTTATGACACTTGAAAATGCTACGTGGTTGATTTTAGGGAGAGCTATTCATAATTAATTCATAAACAATTTTTCCCTCATActtatatgctttattttttataatactaAAAAGGGTAGTAGATTgaatgataattttttttttgaatgatgGGCTTGTTTTTAGGGGGAATCAATTTGAGTTTATTTGATCAAAgaaattatcattttatttgttATCATAAAAAAAGAAGACATTGAAAATTTAGAttgatcaatccttggttttgataatTAATAAGTTAAAATTatgatttcaaataaaattttgagtGAGAATTTTACTAGTATGGATGCTTAAAtatttggcaaaagaaaagatgaagaTTAAGAAGAAATGAAATTTGTTTATGAGTATCGGACAAAATTTCAGACATTGGTTAGAAGGATAGGACATCTGATGAATGAAAAGAAATGCTAACTCTAATGATCAGACAATGGATTGGATGCACAACATGGCGATCAGACGTTCGAGAAGTTGGCTAAACTCTCTATTTCTGTCAAACGCATCTCTCGAACGCTACATCAGCTTGTCAAATGATTCAACAAAGAAACTGCAAAGTAGGATTAGATGATGGTTCGGATGCAGAGCATTTGAATCAGATGTTCGACAAGTTCAACGGCTAGTTTTTAATAGTTAGTCTTTTTAACCATTGAAGTGACTTTTGGAGCAAAATTTCACTACTTATTAATACCTCCAAGTTTGAAAAGAAGAGGGACTTTTGTCTATATGAGATATAAGCTTTTAATAGTGCTTTTTggatagaaaaatattttgaatattgTATAGATGTGGGAAAAGTTCTTGGATTTGTGAAGTTTCTCATTGAGGAGGAGTAAAACTTTAGAGAAGTAGGCCTCACTTGTAAGTGTTCTTTATTGGTAGGGTAAGCATTCAATTATTGATTGGAGAGAGTTAACTAGGGAGAGCTATAAAATCCCTTGACTCAACTAGAGTTGGAATACTTAGCATgagatacatatatataaatctATAAAGTGATGAGATACATAGGTGCTGTTTTACGTATAAGTGACGAATATATCTTTATTATTACATGCACATATGAAGAAACTttcccaaaaattaaaatataattcaaGAAGTACAATATGCAAAAGTTTATTACGCATTTTATAAGATTATGTGAAATGTACAAGTATTTTCAAGAATATTTTTTAAGGTACATGCCAATATGTATTATAAGGGTATAATATGGTGTTAGGAATGGTATGGGAGGGGTGGGAGGCAAAAAAGGGCAAACGGTATGATAGGAATAATTACGTAATAAATAGAATCGATGAAGTATTTAGCATTTTGTCCCCCCAACTTCAAAAGACTTACCCGATAGTAATTTTCCCATAGTCGGAACTATAATGGTTGAATTTAAAAGCATAATTCTGGGTCTTCAGCATAGATAACCCACTGAAATAAGCCTAAGCTTATTATTGAGCCCAAAACCCAAAACCGCCTGTGAAAAATAAAgcaggaaaatgatttttttttcttgcttttggacgCCGGCCGGCAGGTGGGTCATTCTCGTTCTCAGAGAAATATTGATCGGGCCAGCTTTATGCCAAGAGTTGGCTAGACTGAAAACCACAATGACGGGGGCTGGTTCATTTTCTTCGCCATTCTCCCAACAGATACCAATGGCGAGGAATTTCAGTGCTTTGGCAAGGGAGAGGCGGTGTATGAAAATTAATAACTGCCGGTTAATGGCTGGGACATTTGAAGTGAAGCGAAAGCTCTTTACAAAGCCCTCGTTAAAGATCCTAAACGTCCGAATGAGCTGAAGGAGAAAGCATCGCTATAAGCTGGCCAAGTTGCCAAGAAACGGCGACTTTACCCGAATTCGAAATCGTTTGTTATGGTACAGAAGCCAAAGTGCAGAAAATGTAAAAGGAAGCAAACTTGATTGTAAGGTTCAGTAGTTGATCAATGTAACAGTGATTGTATTGAGCTCAATTTCATTAATGAATCTGAAACAAATTACAAGAAATAGAAGTAATGAATTTATCTAAGAAGGTGTAAGATCAGAAGGAAAATTTAGGAGGGAAATTATGAGGATCGCTCCCAAGCTATTACAACTAATCTGGACAAAATTGATTCAAAAGCTAAGAATCGATTAAGCAGACAGGCCTGCTTATAAAGTTATCAGCCTCTAACAGACTCCTAACTACACCAATAAGAATCAAACACGTGTCCTAATTTCAGCTGCAAGTTGCCGTGCTTCTTGGCTTTCTGTTGGAATAGATGAAACCCAGCAAAGGCGTGGTTGAGCATACGTGCCTTTGCTGAAGCTCTTCCTCTTGATCACGCCTTCAGTTACTGGATTCCAtgccttcttcttttcttcttcctagCGCATATCTTCAGCTTCAGTCCAACTTCTGCATTTCATTACAATACCTCCCCCTCGTAAGACCTTTGTCCTCAAGGTCGGAATTGAGGAAACTTCTCCCTTATCTACTTAGCAtcttcccaagttgcttctgCACGTTCAGCACCCCACCACTGAATAAGCCATTGAGTCACAGCTGCATTCTTCCTCTTGATCATCCTCCTGCTTAATAGTGCCATAGGCTCTACTCTAATCTGCCCCTTTTCATCAGTGTCTGGTAGTTGTAGGATAGGTGTGATCTGGTGCCCTAGCTTTTTTTTTCAGCAGAGACACATGAAACACAGGATGGATCCTTGATGTAGCAGGTACCCTGAGCCTGCAGGCCACCTTTCCAATTTTTTCCTCTATACTGTAGGGCCCAAAGTACTTAGCAGATAATTTGGTGTTGTTCCTGATCATCACAGATGATTGTCTGTAAGGTTGCAACCTCAAATATACCCAATCTCCAACCTGGAACTCCCTTTCACTCATGTGATCACCAGCATACTTCTTCATCCTCTCCTGAGCAGCTTTTAGGTTGTGTTGTAATAGTTCGTCCATTCTCTTCCTGTCTCTCATGTAATCCTCCACTGTTGCCACCTTAGTTTGCATATATGGTCCAAGCGCTAGCTAGAGAGGCTTGGTCCCATACAAAGCCTCAAAGGGGCTCATCTGTACAGCAGTGTGGAAAGTGGTATTATGCCACCATTCAGCCAAAGATAACTAGGAGTTCCATCTCTTTGGTTCCAGGTGAGTCATACATCTGAGATACATTTCCAATACTTGATTTACCCTTTCTATTTGGCCATCTGTTTGGGGGTGGTAAGCTGTACTTAGGCTCAATCCTGCTCCCAGTAGTGTGA from the Coffea arabica cultivar ET-39 chromosome 11e, Coffea Arabica ET-39 HiFi, whole genome shotgun sequence genome contains:
- the LOC140021204 gene encoding uncharacterized protein, with amino-acid sequence MQTKVATVEDYMRDRKRMDELLQHNLKAAQERMKKYAGDHMSEREFQVGDWVYLRLQPYRQSSVMIRNNTKLSAKYFGPYSIEEKIGKVACRLRLGHQITPILQLPDTDEKGQIRVEPMALLSRRMIKRKNAAVTQWLIQWWGAERAEATWEDAK